Proteins encoded in a region of the Marinococcus sp. PL1-022 genome:
- a CDS encoding DUF1934 domain-containing protein, translated as MADTAKTPVKVAMTTNMQQEDERETIQLNADGEMYEKQEWTYVRFEEELEGIGKVQTTLKIGDAEVMVLRSGAVAMRQVYAYGERTEGTYDMGYGRLHTEAVTDHLAVTRANPGWMMHIDFHYRLALQGTPVGRYEISIVIEEDV; from the coding sequence GTGGCAGACACAGCAAAGACCCCGGTAAAAGTCGCTATGACAACCAATATGCAGCAGGAGGATGAACGTGAAACCATCCAACTGAACGCAGACGGCGAAATGTACGAAAAACAGGAATGGACCTATGTCCGGTTTGAAGAAGAGCTTGAGGGCATAGGGAAAGTACAGACAACGCTGAAAATCGGAGATGCAGAGGTTATGGTGCTCCGAAGCGGGGCCGTGGCCATGCGTCAGGTCTATGCGTACGGCGAACGTACCGAAGGCACCTACGATATGGGCTACGGCCGCCTTCATACAGAAGCGGTAACAGACCATCTGGCTGTGACCAGGGCCAACCCCGGCTGGATGATGCATATTGATTTTCATTACCGGCTGGCACTGCAGGGGACGCCGGTAGGGCGTTACGAAATTTCGATCGTTATTGAGGAGGACGTATGA
- a CDS encoding CTP synthase, which produces MASKYIFVTGGVVSSLGKGITAASLGRLLKNRGLSVTIQKFDPYINVDPGTMSPYQHGEVFVTDDGAETDLDLGHYERFIDINLSKNSNVTTGKVYSSVIRKERRGDYLGGTVQVIPHVTNEIKERVYRAGRETGADVVITEIGGTVGDIESLPFLEAIRQIKSDVGRDNVMYVHCTLIPYLSAAGEMKSKPTQHSVKELRGIGIQPNVIVLRTEKPVPENMKEKIASFCDVPSESVIEAGDAEVLYQIPLELQRQHMDQIVCDHLKLTAPPAEMTEWTALVDRVKNLSKTVRIALVGKYVALPDAYLSVAESLKHAGYHFDADIEIDWVQSEDLDENNVAERLKDADGILVPGGFGDRGIQGKIEAISYARKQKIPFLGICLGMQLASVEFARNVAGIEDAGSAEFHPDAKNAVIDLLPEQKDVEDLGGTLRLGLYPCKLKEGSRAKEAYDDAEIVYERHRHRYEFSNAYREQLEDNGFIFSGTSPDGRLAEIIEVADHPYFVASQFHPEFVSRPTRPQPLFREFIRHSAGE; this is translated from the coding sequence ATGGCGAGTAAATATATTTTCGTTACTGGCGGCGTTGTATCTTCGTTAGGTAAAGGCATTACAGCAGCTTCCCTTGGAAGACTGCTTAAAAACAGAGGACTTAGTGTTACTATCCAAAAGTTTGACCCATATATCAACGTGGACCCGGGAACGATGAGCCCGTATCAGCACGGGGAAGTTTTCGTTACAGACGACGGAGCAGAAACAGACCTGGATCTCGGGCACTATGAACGCTTTATCGATATTAACCTCAGCAAAAACAGCAATGTCACGACCGGAAAAGTATACTCATCCGTTATTCGCAAAGAACGTCGCGGCGACTATCTCGGCGGTACTGTACAGGTTATTCCGCATGTCACAAATGAGATTAAGGAACGGGTCTACCGTGCAGGAAGAGAAACAGGGGCTGACGTGGTAATTACAGAAATCGGCGGTACGGTCGGCGATATTGAAAGCCTGCCGTTTCTTGAAGCCATTCGCCAGATCAAAAGCGATGTCGGGCGCGACAACGTAATGTATGTGCACTGTACGTTAATTCCATACTTATCTGCAGCAGGAGAAATGAAATCCAAGCCGACGCAGCACAGCGTCAAAGAGCTCCGCGGCATCGGTATTCAGCCGAACGTCATTGTACTCCGGACAGAAAAGCCGGTACCGGAAAACATGAAGGAAAAAATTGCTTCGTTCTGCGACGTGCCTTCAGAATCGGTTATTGAAGCAGGGGATGCAGAAGTGTTGTACCAGATCCCGCTTGAACTGCAGCGCCAGCATATGGACCAGATTGTCTGCGATCACCTGAAGCTGACAGCGCCACCGGCAGAAATGACGGAATGGACTGCGCTCGTCGACCGGGTGAAAAACTTAAGCAAAACGGTACGTATTGCCCTCGTAGGAAAATATGTAGCGCTTCCGGACGCGTATCTTTCAGTGGCAGAGTCGCTTAAGCACGCCGGCTACCACTTTGATGCAGACATTGAAATCGACTGGGTGCAGTCGGAGGACCTGGATGAAAATAATGTGGCAGAGCGCCTGAAGGATGCCGATGGAATTCTTGTCCCCGGAGGCTTCGGAGACCGCGGCATTCAGGGCAAGATTGAAGCAATCAGCTACGCCCGTAAACAGAAGATTCCGTTTCTCGGAATCTGTCTTGGCATGCAGCTGGCAAGCGTGGAATTTGCAAGAAACGTGGCCGGTATAGAGGATGCAGGTTCGGCAGAATTCCATCCTGATGCTAAAAATGCAGTAATCGACCTGCTTCCGGAGCAGAAGGATGTTGAGGATCTTGGCGGTACGCTCCGGCTCGGCCTTTATCCCTGCAAGCTGAAAGAAGGCTCCCGGGCAAAGGAAGCTTATGATGATGCGGAAATCGTTTATGAACGTCACCGCCACCGCTACGAATTCAGCAATGCTTACAGAGAACAGCTGGAAGACAACGGATTTATCTTCAGTGGTACGAGCCCGGACGGACGTCTGGCGGAAATTATCGAAGTAGCAGACCATCCTTATTTTGTTGCTTCACAGTTCCACCCGGAATTTGTATCCCGTCCGACCCGCCCACAGCCTTTATTCCGCGAATTTATCCGTCACTCTGCAGGAGAATAA
- a CDS encoding carbon starvation protein A — MITFIIAVALLIVGYFTYGAFIEKLFTANDKRATPAFTKQDNVDYLPMGTKRNSMIQLLNIAGVGPIFGPIMGALYGPVAFLWIVFGAIFAGAVHDYLTGMISIRNGGAHLPQLAGKFLGKSMKHIVNGFSVLLLLLVGTVFVTAPAELLNGILPGWIGLAAIITVIFAYYTLATLLPVDKIIGKIYPILGALLLLSAVGIGGGLIVQGQPIPELSFQNMHPDQAPIFPLLFLTISCGAISGFHATQTPIISRTTQSEGSGRKIFYGMMIAEGIIAMIWAAAAMSIFNGVSLNEIIAAGGPGAVVSEVSMTMLGAVGGTLAVLGVIVLPITSGDTSFRSARMIIADYFRINQKKMPNRLWIALPLFVASFALTNMDFTILWRYFSWANQSTAMIALWVGAMYLVLAGKNHWVASIPATFMTMATFTYILNAPIGFGLPMELSYILAAIGTLIVIALFVKRARAYVGTRFPVDEQIESTYEKAPAKA; from the coding sequence ATGATTACTTTTATCATCGCAGTAGCATTACTGATTGTCGGCTATTTTACATACGGCGCTTTTATTGAAAAATTATTTACTGCAAACGACAAGCGGGCAACCCCCGCCTTCACTAAACAGGATAATGTCGACTACCTACCCATGGGAACGAAAAGAAACTCCATGATTCAGCTGCTGAACATTGCCGGCGTCGGCCCAATCTTCGGCCCGATTATGGGAGCTCTCTACGGTCCGGTTGCTTTTTTATGGATCGTGTTCGGCGCTATTTTTGCCGGTGCGGTGCATGATTACTTAACCGGAATGATTTCCATCCGGAACGGTGGCGCCCACCTTCCGCAGCTGGCCGGCAAATTTCTCGGCAAGTCGATGAAGCATATTGTGAATGGCTTTTCCGTGCTTCTTTTATTATTAGTTGGAACCGTTTTCGTCACCGCTCCCGCGGAGCTGCTGAATGGAATTCTCCCTGGATGGATCGGCCTTGCTGCCATTATTACAGTTATTTTTGCTTACTATACGCTCGCGACACTTCTTCCGGTGGATAAAATCATCGGCAAAATCTACCCAATTCTCGGGGCGCTGCTTCTGCTGAGCGCTGTCGGTATCGGCGGTGGGCTGATTGTGCAGGGGCAGCCGATTCCCGAGCTTTCGTTTCAAAACATGCACCCGGACCAGGCACCTATTTTTCCGCTGCTCTTTTTAACTATTTCCTGCGGGGCTATCTCCGGCTTTCATGCCACCCAGACACCGATTATTTCCCGCACCACCCAGAGCGAGGGCAGCGGAAGAAAAATCTTCTACGGGATGATGATCGCAGAAGGCATCATCGCCATGATCTGGGCCGCTGCTGCCATGAGCATTTTCAACGGGGTCTCCCTGAATGAAATCATCGCTGCCGGCGGCCCCGGGGCTGTGGTCAGCGAGGTTTCAATGACAATGCTTGGTGCTGTCGGCGGTACACTTGCCGTTCTCGGGGTCATTGTACTTCCAATCACTTCCGGCGATACGTCGTTTAGAAGTGCACGGATGATTATTGCCGACTACTTCCGGATCAATCAAAAGAAAATGCCGAACCGGCTGTGGATCGCGCTTCCATTGTTTGTCGCCTCGTTTGCTTTAACGAACATGGACTTCACCATTTTATGGCGGTACTTTTCCTGGGCCAATCAATCCACCGCTATGATCGCCCTGTGGGTCGGTGCCATGTATCTCGTGCTCGCCGGGAAAAACCACTGGGTCGCTTCAATTCCGGCCACGTTTATGACCATGGCCACGTTCACCTACATTTTAAACGCGCCGATCGGCTTTGGGCTTCCGATGGAATTAAGCTATATTCTTGCAGCCATCGGTACGCTCATTGTGATCGCCCTGTTTGTTAAACGGGCCCGCGCCTACGTGGGAACCAGGTTCCCGGTCGACGAACAGATCGAATCGACATATGAAAAAGCACCTGCCAAAGCATAA
- the argS gene encoding arginine--tRNA ligase — protein sequence MNIMDQVKEQLKTEVAAAIEAAGLARGEDVPEIVLETPKEKSHGDFASNAAMKLASVAKKAPRAIAEDIVNHLNTDKASVKNIEIAGPGFINFFMDNRYLIDVIPEVLNQGADYGRSDVGKQKKVQVEFVSANPTGNLHLGHARGAAVGDSLCNILDFAGYDVTREYYINDAGNQIVNLARSVESRYFEALGMDMEMPEGGYQGADVRQFGEELASEQGDRFVHVEEEERLEFFREYGLKREVEKLKQDLEQFRVRFDVWYSETSLYTNGNVEETLQYLHDQGETYEEDGAVWFRSSRYGDDKDRVLVKNDGTYTYLLPDISYHRNKFGRGFEKVINIWGADHHGYIPRMEAAVQALGYDKEQLETQIIQMVNLFENGERVKMSKRTGKAVTLKDLMEEVGIDATRYFFAMRSPDTHMDFDLSLAKSQSNENPVYYVQYAYARLCSIFRQAEERGITFDPQADLTPIHSEKELDVLKKIGEFPEEVAIAADKYAPHRMTTYLHELASAFHSFYNADRVMDAEDEPKTQARLVLAKAVQTTVQNGLDLIGVNAPETM from the coding sequence ATGAATATAATGGATCAGGTGAAAGAGCAGCTGAAAACAGAAGTTGCTGCGGCAATTGAAGCGGCAGGACTTGCCCGGGGGGAGGACGTCCCGGAAATTGTTCTTGAAACCCCGAAGGAAAAAAGCCACGGAGACTTTGCGTCCAATGCAGCGATGAAGCTCGCAAGTGTGGCAAAAAAGGCTCCACGGGCGATCGCCGAGGACATCGTCAATCACTTAAACACAGACAAGGCCTCCGTTAAAAACATCGAAATTGCGGGGCCTGGCTTTATTAACTTTTTTATGGATAACCGCTATTTGATCGACGTGATTCCGGAAGTGCTCAACCAGGGAGCGGACTACGGCCGTTCTGATGTTGGAAAGCAGAAGAAGGTTCAGGTGGAGTTTGTATCAGCGAATCCAACCGGCAACCTCCACCTCGGTCATGCCCGCGGTGCGGCTGTGGGGGACTCGCTCTGTAATATTCTGGACTTTGCCGGCTACGACGTGACGCGTGAATATTACATTAACGATGCCGGCAACCAGATCGTAAACCTGGCCAGATCGGTCGAAAGCCGGTACTTTGAAGCGCTTGGCATGGATATGGAAATGCCTGAAGGCGGCTATCAGGGAGCAGACGTGCGCCAGTTCGGTGAAGAGCTTGCCAGCGAGCAGGGCGACCGGTTTGTCCACGTCGAGGAGGAGGAACGGCTCGAGTTTTTCCGCGAGTACGGCCTTAAGCGTGAAGTCGAAAAGCTGAAGCAGGATCTTGAACAATTCAGAGTCCGCTTTGACGTGTGGTATTCGGAAACCTCTCTTTACACAAATGGCAATGTGGAAGAAACTCTGCAGTACCTTCATGACCAGGGTGAAACGTATGAAGAAGACGGAGCGGTATGGTTCCGCTCGAGCCGTTACGGGGACGATAAGGACCGGGTGCTCGTGAAAAATGACGGCACCTATACGTATCTGCTGCCGGATATTTCGTATCACCGGAACAAATTCGGCCGCGGCTTTGAAAAGGTTATTAATATCTGGGGGGCGGACCACCACGGCTATATTCCACGGATGGAAGCAGCCGTGCAGGCGCTTGGTTATGACAAAGAACAGCTCGAAACGCAGATTATCCAAATGGTGAATCTGTTTGAAAACGGCGAGCGAGTGAAAATGAGCAAACGGACCGGCAAGGCGGTAACGCTGAAGGACCTCATGGAAGAAGTCGGCATCGATGCTACCCGGTATTTCTTTGCGATGAGAAGCCCGGACACACATATGGACTTTGATTTGAGTCTGGCCAAATCGCAGTCGAACGAAAATCCGGTATATTATGTGCAGTACGCCTACGCCCGGCTTTGCAGCATTTTCCGTCAGGCGGAGGAGCGCGGCATTACGTTTGATCCCCAGGCAGATTTGACGCCAATTCATAGTGAAAAGGAGCTGGACGTGCTGAAAAAAATCGGTGAATTCCCGGAAGAAGTGGCCATTGCAGCGGATAAATACGCTCCGCACCGCATGACCACCTACCTTCATGAGCTGGCGTCTGCATTTCACAGCTTCTACAACGCAGACCGCGTCATGGACGCTGAGGATGAGCCGAAAACCCAGGCAAGACTCGTACTGGCGAAGGCAGTCCAGACGACGGTGCAGAACGGTCTGGACCTTATTGGCGTAAACGCGCCGGAAACGATGTAA
- a CDS encoding GNAT family N-acetyltransferase, whose amino-acid sequence MAVIIRPMKYKDLDRIREVARECWYDAYEGIIPLPAQEMYLSQAYNDEMLMRRISKHTSKVAEVDGTVIGFSDLGPIDDKRTCKMSALYLLPGHQSRGIGKQLFDETLLEEPNAKKIRVYIEEKNTRGQKFYEAQGFEKKEKLQGEFGGYQIPMLIMEKDM is encoded by the coding sequence ATGGCTGTTATTATCCGCCCGATGAAGTACAAAGATTTGGACCGAATCCGGGAAGTTGCAAGGGAATGCTGGTACGATGCCTATGAGGGCATTATTCCGCTTCCGGCCCAGGAAATGTATTTAAGCCAGGCCTACAATGATGAAATGTTAATGCGCCGTATATCCAAGCACACCTCTAAAGTAGCTGAAGTGGATGGAACAGTTATTGGCTTTTCCGATCTAGGCCCGATCGATGACAAAAGAACCTGTAAAATGTCAGCTTTATACCTGCTTCCCGGACACCAGAGCCGGGGGATTGGAAAGCAATTATTTGACGAAACGCTGTTAGAAGAGCCAAACGCTAAAAAGATCCGGGTGTATATAGAGGAAAAAAATACACGCGGACAGAAATTCTACGAAGCCCAGGGCTTCGAGAAAAAAGAAAAGCTGCAGGGAGAATTCGGCGGCTATCAGATCCCGATGCTGATTATGGAGAAGGATATGTAA
- a CDS encoding carbohydrate ABC transporter permease, protein MAIRLTPVFKYALAIFMSLLFLSPIYVIVVTSLKPLDEVSLATMWAFPTAIDFSSYAEAFTALAPNLANSFYLVIPATILSALLGAMNGYVLSKWKFKGSEILFTVLLFGMFIPYQSILIPLIQFLRTIELYNSIPGLILTHVVYGLPITTLMFRNFYANIPDTMIEAAKIDGAGFLQIFRRVIIPLSITGFVVVAIWQFTNIWNEFLFAVTITNADSQPVMVALQNLSGSQIVQWNVQMAGAMLAALPTLIVYIVLGRYFVRGLLAGSVKG, encoded by the coding sequence ATGGCCATTCGATTAACGCCGGTATTCAAATACGCACTGGCTATTTTCATGTCGCTTCTGTTTTTATCACCGATCTACGTCATCGTAGTAACCAGCCTGAAGCCGCTCGATGAAGTGAGTCTCGCTACGATGTGGGCATTTCCGACAGCGATCGATTTTTCAAGCTACGCGGAAGCCTTTACTGCCCTGGCCCCGAACCTGGCGAACAGCTTTTATCTGGTTATCCCGGCGACGATTTTATCAGCGCTGCTCGGGGCGATGAACGGATATGTGCTGTCCAAATGGAAGTTCAAAGGGTCGGAAATTCTTTTTACCGTACTGCTGTTTGGGATGTTTATTCCGTATCAGAGTATCCTCATTCCGCTCATTCAATTTCTCAGAACCATCGAATTGTACAACTCGATTCCGGGACTGATTCTGACCCACGTCGTGTATGGTCTGCCAATTACGACCCTGATGTTTAGAAACTTTTATGCGAATATTCCTGATACGATGATTGAGGCAGCGAAAATTGACGGAGCAGGTTTTCTGCAGATATTCCGGCGTGTCATCATCCCTCTTTCCATTACGGGGTTTGTCGTGGTGGCTATCTGGCAGTTTACGAACATCTGGAACGAATTTTTGTTTGCGGTAACAATCACAAACGCAGACAGCCAGCCGGTTATGGTGGCGCTGCAGAATTTATCCGGCAGCCAGATCGTGCAGTGGAACGTGCAGATGGCCGGCGCCATGCTTGCCGCCCTGCCGACGCTGATTGTCTATATTGTACTAGGAAGATACTTTGTCCGCGGCCTGCTCGCCGGCTCGGTCAAAGGGTGA
- a CDS encoding sodium:proton antiporter, with translation MSSIELITLGISLVLLIGMIAQWLSWRWGIPAIVGMTLMGLFIGPGINLIYPDQLFGDLLEPIISLAVAIILFEGSLSLDRREVFHFKEPVRRMYTLVPLMSWLLTAVIANLVVGLSWVTAFVIGGLFIVTGPTVITPLLKNANLKERPDRMLRWEGIIVDPMGALAALFALQIGLAASGVIDSAALGSFFLGAVAALVLGIGTGAGTSYAFQRNIIPRDMQAPMMFALVIFIFAVSDLIMEESGLLAVTAMGVTLANRGLNVPILDNIRHFKENISTLFISAVFVLLTASLTRTDLIELWDIRIIGFVLLMMLIVRPLSVWIGLANTEVTLREKTFIGWIAPRGVVALTVSGYFQTILVEAGFTEAERILPMTLALVFITVVIHGYTLTPLAKRLKLTK, from the coding sequence GTGTCTTCCATCGAACTGATAACTTTAGGAATTTCACTGGTACTGCTGATTGGTATGATTGCCCAATGGCTTTCATGGAGGTGGGGGATACCTGCTATCGTTGGAATGACTCTGATGGGGTTATTTATTGGCCCGGGAATAAACCTGATTTATCCGGATCAACTGTTTGGGGATTTGCTTGAGCCAATTATTTCTTTAGCTGTGGCGATTATTCTGTTCGAAGGAAGTCTAAGCCTGGACCGCAGGGAAGTTTTTCATTTTAAAGAACCGGTTAGGCGGATGTATACGTTAGTGCCGTTAATGTCATGGCTTTTAACAGCAGTCATTGCCAACTTGGTGGTTGGCTTGTCCTGGGTGACCGCCTTTGTCATCGGGGGGTTGTTTATCGTTACAGGTCCTACTGTTATCACCCCGTTATTAAAGAATGCCAATTTAAAAGAAAGACCTGATAGGATGCTCCGTTGGGAGGGAATTATTGTCGATCCCATGGGCGCCCTGGCGGCTTTATTTGCTCTTCAAATTGGCCTTGCGGCGAGCGGCGTCATAGATTCTGCTGCCCTGGGCTCCTTTTTTCTGGGAGCAGTTGCAGCTCTTGTTTTAGGAATCGGAACTGGGGCCGGGACCAGCTATGCGTTTCAACGAAACATAATTCCCAGAGATATGCAGGCACCTATGATGTTCGCTTTGGTTATTTTTATCTTTGCGGTATCGGATTTGATCATGGAAGAGAGTGGACTGCTGGCGGTGACAGCCATGGGTGTTACTCTGGCCAACAGGGGTCTGAATGTTCCTATTTTAGATAACATACGCCATTTTAAAGAGAACATATCAACGTTGTTTATCAGTGCTGTCTTTGTTCTGCTGACAGCTTCCCTTACGCGTACGGATTTAATTGAATTATGGGATATACGGATTATAGGGTTCGTACTTTTGATGATGCTTATTGTGCGGCCATTGTCCGTTTGGATAGGCTTAGCGAACACTGAAGTGACTCTGAGAGAAAAAACCTTTATTGGCTGGATTGCCCCGCGCGGTGTTGTGGCTTTAACTGTTAGCGGGTATTTCCAGACAATATTGGTGGAAGCAGGATTTACGGAGGCGGAGCGTATACTTCCGATGACGCTGGCACTTGTGTTTATTACGGTAGTCATCCATGGCTATACATTGACGCCTTTGGCAAAAAGGCTGAAATTGACCAAATGA
- a CDS encoding YhdT family protein translates to MSLEEKERKLQQLTAKEALLGVAIAVGHFIWWFGFAYGLGGRDPQDYQYILGMPDWLFYSCVLGPVLLLVTLWFVVKFVLRDIPLDQEEE, encoded by the coding sequence ATGAGCCTGGAAGAAAAAGAGAGAAAGCTGCAGCAGCTCACAGCGAAGGAAGCGCTTCTTGGTGTTGCTATTGCTGTGGGCCATTTTATCTGGTGGTTTGGTTTTGCTTATGGTCTTGGAGGCAGAGACCCCCAGGATTATCAGTACATACTTGGTATGCCCGACTGGCTGTTTTACAGCTGCGTGCTCGGGCCGGTGCTTTTACTCGTCACTTTGTGGTTTGTCGTGAAGTTTGTCCTCCGTGATATTCCTCTTGATCAGGAGGAAGAATAA
- the rpoE gene encoding DNA-directed RNA polymerase subunit delta, which translates to MKINELSEEKVREMSSMELAYMILEEEGGASGYTRVMDRLTELKGYTEEERKSRMIKLFTSMNLDGRFVHLGENHWGLRGWYPLDQSDEELSHTVQGSDELADEIDPEEETYDDDLVDISDDLDAISKKDDAGEDTFDDNDLEGFEPGNSGPGFDEDEDEDEEDSGSDNTEESEEESR; encoded by the coding sequence GTGAAAATAAACGAGTTGAGCGAAGAAAAAGTACGGGAAATGTCTTCGATGGAACTGGCGTATATGATACTCGAAGAAGAGGGCGGAGCATCAGGCTATACGAGAGTTATGGACCGTCTGACAGAATTAAAAGGATACACGGAAGAAGAAAGAAAAAGCCGGATGATCAAGCTGTTTACCTCCATGAACCTGGATGGACGGTTTGTGCACCTGGGCGAAAACCACTGGGGTCTTCGCGGATGGTATCCTCTCGATCAGTCAGATGAAGAACTGAGTCATACCGTACAGGGGTCTGATGAGCTTGCCGATGAAATCGATCCGGAAGAAGAAACGTATGATGATGACCTGGTGGACATTTCCGACGATCTGGACGCGATCTCTAAAAAAGACGATGCCGGTGAAGACACGTTTGATGATAATGATCTCGAAGGCTTTGAGCCAGGCAATTCCGGTCCAGGCTTCGACGAAGACGAAGATGAAGACGAAGAAGACAGTGGAAGCGACAATACAGAGGAAAGTGAAGAAGAGAGCCGGTAA
- the panF gene encoding sodium/pantothenate symporter gives MNIEVIVPLIFFLLLTFAIGIWSAKKRTGAASFLHDYYLGSRELGGLVLAMTMVATYGSASSFVGGPGIAYDRGLGWVLLSMAQVVTGYFTLMILGKRFAVMARRYRAVTLVDFLRSRYNNGLVVILGAFSIVIFLFSAMAAQWVGGARLIESVTGMSYQASLFLFAAAVLFYVIIGGFRAVAVTDAVQGIIMVVGTLIIFTATLIAGGGMNNIMTSLYQENPNLVTPFGADGDLTALYVSSFWILVGVGVVGLPQVAVRAMSYKSSAAMHRALLIGTAVVAFMMFGMHMAGVMGRVVVPGIEVADTVMPELTMTVLPGWLAGVVLAAPMAAIMSTVDSLLLMISSSVVKDVYINYIKPDASENRIRLLSLIVTAAVGIIVVAISWSPPEFLIWLNLFAFGGLEAAFIWPIVLGLYWKKANGWGALAAMVTGIASYMIISIWLPGWLGMHEVAMPVLFSLAAFVFVSLLTNRQQNEWAPLENH, from the coding sequence ATGAATATAGAAGTGATTGTGCCATTAATCTTTTTTTTACTTCTTACGTTTGCAATCGGTATCTGGTCCGCTAAAAAAAGGACGGGAGCCGCTTCTTTTCTTCATGATTATTATCTGGGCAGCCGTGAACTTGGCGGGCTGGTGCTAGCCATGACAATGGTTGCGACGTACGGAAGCGCGAGCAGCTTTGTCGGAGGCCCCGGCATTGCCTACGACCGGGGGCTTGGCTGGGTGCTTTTGTCCATGGCCCAGGTGGTTACCGGCTATTTTACACTGATGATTCTTGGCAAGCGGTTTGCCGTTATGGCCCGCCGGTACCGGGCTGTAACGCTCGTGGATTTTCTCCGCTCCCGCTATAATAACGGACTTGTTGTTATTTTAGGGGCATTCAGCATTGTCATCTTCTTATTTTCTGCCATGGCCGCCCAGTGGGTAGGTGGCGCGAGGCTCATCGAATCGGTCACAGGCATGAGCTATCAGGCATCCCTGTTCCTGTTTGCAGCGGCAGTCCTGTTTTATGTGATCATCGGGGGCTTCCGGGCAGTAGCGGTTACAGACGCAGTGCAGGGCATTATTATGGTAGTTGGAACATTGATTATTTTTACCGCTACGCTGATAGCGGGGGGCGGCATGAACAATATTATGACCTCCCTGTATCAGGAGAACCCGAACCTCGTTACACCGTTCGGCGCGGATGGGGATTTAACCGCGCTCTATGTATCGTCATTCTGGATTTTAGTCGGTGTGGGAGTGGTTGGGCTGCCTCAGGTGGCGGTACGGGCAATGTCGTATAAAAGCTCGGCTGCTATGCACCGTGCGCTTCTGATCGGAACGGCAGTGGTTGCTTTTATGATGTTTGGAATGCATATGGCCGGGGTTATGGGCCGTGTCGTGGTCCCGGGCATTGAAGTGGCCGATACCGTTATGCCGGAGCTTACCATGACTGTTCTTCCCGGATGGCTGGCCGGTGTCGTCCTGGCAGCGCCGATGGCAGCCATCATGAGCACCGTGGATTCCCTGCTGCTGATGATCAGCTCCTCAGTAGTAAAAGATGTATACATTAACTATATCAAGCCGGACGCTTCGGAAAACAGAATACGCCTGCTGAGCCTGATTGTTACGGCAGCCGTCGGCATTATCGTTGTAGCTATTTCGTGGAGTCCGCCGGAGTTTTTAATCTGGCTGAATTTGTTTGCCTTTGGAGGACTGGAGGCAGCGTTCATCTGGCCCATCGTTCTGGGACTGTACTGGAAAAAGGCAAACGGATGGGGAGCGCTTGCAGCAATGGTCACCGGTATCGCCTCATACATGATTATTTCCATCTGGCTTCCGGGATGGCTCGGGATGCACGAAGTGGCTATGCCCGTTCTGTTTTCACTTGCTGCGTTTGTGTTCGTCTCCCTTCTCACGAACCGGCAGCAGAACGAATGGGCACCTCTGGAAAACCATTAA